One part of the bacterium genome encodes these proteins:
- a CDS encoding electron transfer flavoprotein subunit alpha/FixB family protein, whose protein sequence is MSAASDVWVVAEHAGGRPRKIAYELLGLAKVLAGPMKVHAVLAGREVAGMAGDLAAHGAQVVHVAESPLLEPYTTDAHAQVVAALLASAAPGLVLVGSTAAGRDLAPRLAARLDAGIVTDCASVEIEDERVVATRPAMTRKAIARVAFGGGIRIAVVLPNIYPPAPAEQGRSADVVAVPVTLDPGSIRSRVVDVSTIKRETVPLTEADIIVSGGRGLRGPENFALLDTLAAALGAAVGSSRPPVDSGWVPHDYEIGQTGKTVNPQLYIACGISGAPQHLAGMSGSRCIVAINKDPQAPIFGIATYGVVGDLFEILPLLTEEVRRVKGGAADGDRPAAG, encoded by the coding sequence GTGAGCGCGGCGTCCGACGTCTGGGTCGTCGCGGAGCACGCCGGCGGGCGCCCGCGCAAGATCGCCTACGAGCTGCTCGGGCTCGCGAAGGTTCTGGCGGGCCCGATGAAGGTGCACGCCGTTCTCGCCGGCCGCGAGGTCGCCGGAATGGCCGGCGACCTCGCGGCCCACGGCGCGCAGGTGGTGCACGTCGCCGAGTCTCCGCTGCTCGAGCCGTACACGACCGACGCGCACGCGCAGGTGGTCGCGGCGCTGCTCGCCTCCGCCGCCCCGGGGCTCGTGCTGGTGGGGAGTACGGCGGCCGGGCGCGATCTCGCGCCGCGGCTCGCCGCGCGGCTCGACGCGGGGATCGTCACCGACTGCGCGTCTGTCGAGATCGAGGATGAGCGTGTCGTCGCCACCCGTCCCGCCATGACCCGCAAGGCGATCGCGCGCGTCGCGTTCGGCGGCGGGATCCGGATCGCGGTGGTGCTCCCGAACATCTATCCGCCGGCGCCGGCGGAGCAGGGCAGGTCCGCGGACGTCGTGGCCGTTCCGGTGACGCTCGACCCCGGCTCGATCCGTTCGCGGGTCGTCGACGTCTCGACCATCAAACGGGAGACGGTGCCGCTGACCGAGGCGGACATCATCGTCTCCGGCGGCCGGGGGCTGCGCGGGCCGGAGAACTTCGCGCTCCTCGACACGCTGGCGGCGGCGCTCGGCGCGGCCGTCGGCTCGAGCCGCCCGCCTGTCGATTCCGGCTGGGTGCCGCACGACTACGAGATCGGCCAGACCGGGAAGACCGTCAACCCCCAGCTCTACATCGCCTGCGGCATCTCCGGCGCCCCGCAGCACCTCGCCGGGATGTCCGGGTCGCGGTGCATCGTGGCGATCAACAAGGATCCGCAGGCGCCGATCTTCGGCATCGCGACCTACGGCGTGGTCGGCGACCTGTTCGAGATCCTGCCGCTGCTGACCGAGGAA
- a CDS encoding electron transfer flavoprotein subunit beta/FixA family protein produces the protein MNVVVCVKHVPDTEVPIKIRADRRGVEESGLNFVLNFYDEHGVEEALRIRERLGGTVTLVTAGPPRAVEALRTGLAMGADAAIHIQDPALASLDHIGTARVLAAAIKPLSADLVLCGKLSTDDNAAVVGPAVAEFLGLPQATAITKLALGEGKATAHREVEGAVEVLEVTLPAVITVERGINEPRYPSLPGIMRAKRTPVTARTLADLGFDTAPPAHVELLGMTPPPKRQAGRRLEGEPAEVVRSLVRALREEAKVL, from the coding sequence GTGAACGTCGTCGTCTGCGTCAAGCACGTACCCGACACCGAGGTCCCGATCAAGATCCGCGCCGACAGGCGGGGCGTCGAGGAGAGCGGGCTCAATTTCGTCCTCAACTTCTACGACGAGCACGGGGTGGAGGAGGCGCTGCGGATCCGGGAGCGGCTCGGCGGCACCGTGACGCTCGTGACCGCGGGGCCGCCTCGGGCCGTCGAAGCCCTGCGGACCGGCCTCGCCATGGGAGCCGACGCGGCGATCCACATTCAGGATCCCGCGCTCGCGTCGCTGGACCACATCGGCACCGCGCGCGTCCTCGCCGCGGCGATCAAGCCGCTCTCGGCCGACCTCGTCTTGTGCGGTAAGCTCTCCACGGACGACAACGCGGCCGTCGTGGGACCCGCGGTGGCCGAATTTCTCGGGCTGCCCCAGGCGACCGCGATCACGAAACTCGCGTTGGGCGAGGGCAAGGCGACCGCGCATCGCGAGGTCGAGGGCGCGGTCGAGGTGCTCGAGGTGACGCTGCCGGCCGTGATCACGGTCGAGCGAGGGATCAACGAGCCGCGATATCCGTCGCTGCCGGGCATCATGCGTGCGAAGCGCACGCCCGTCACGGCGCGCACCCTCGCTGATCTCGGGTTCGACACCGCGCCGCCCGCGCACGTCGAGTTGCTCGGGATGACGCCGCCGCCGAAGCGGCAGGCCGGCCGGCGCCTGGAGGGCGAGCCGGCCGAGGTCGTGCGCAGTCTCGTTCGCGCGCTGCGCGAGGAGGCGAAGGTGCTGTGA
- a CDS encoding acyl-CoA dehydrogenase produces the protein MEFTLSEEHRLVQTTVREWAQKRLLPIAADMDRTGAYPRELLRELGEMGLTGVFIPEEYGGGGMDTVSYCIVLEEIARAEAALAAVLSVNNSLDCFPLFAFGTEAQKRTYLTELARGRKLGCYCLTEPTAGSDAASLRTTARRDGGSWVLNGTKIFVTNGVEADVLIVYARTGGEGPHGISAFIAERGDPGLSVGKVERKLGIHASSTAEIVFQDCRFPADRLLGEEGAGFTVAMATLDGGRIGIAAQALGIARAALEDAVAYAKERRQFGRAIAEFQATRWKIADVATRIQAGRLLMYRAAWIRDQGRRHTLEASIAKLFASETAMWAATQAVQIFGGYGYIQDYPVERHFRDAKITEIYEGTSEIQRLVIARHVLGALDGAVEPVAAGAAKAAEVPRTDREGGRDGTGGREA, from the coding sequence ATGGAGTTCACGCTGAGCGAAGAACACCGCCTGGTGCAAACCACGGTGCGCGAGTGGGCGCAGAAGCGTCTGCTCCCGATCGCCGCCGACATGGACCGTACCGGCGCCTATCCGCGCGAGCTCCTCCGGGAGCTGGGCGAGATGGGGCTCACCGGCGTGTTCATTCCCGAGGAATACGGCGGCGGCGGGATGGACACCGTCTCCTACTGCATCGTCCTCGAGGAGATCGCCCGCGCGGAAGCGGCGCTGGCCGCGGTGCTCTCGGTCAACAACTCGCTGGACTGCTTTCCGCTCTTCGCGTTCGGCACCGAAGCGCAGAAACGGACGTACCTCACGGAACTGGCGCGGGGGCGGAAGCTCGGCTGCTACTGCCTGACCGAACCGACCGCCGGCTCGGACGCGGCCTCACTCCGCACCACCGCCCGGCGCGACGGGGGCTCGTGGGTGCTCAACGGTACAAAGATCTTCGTGACGAACGGCGTCGAAGCCGACGTGCTGATCGTCTACGCGCGGACGGGCGGCGAGGGGCCGCACGGGATTAGCGCCTTTATCGCGGAGCGGGGTGACCCGGGCCTCAGCGTCGGGAAAGTAGAGCGCAAACTCGGCATCCACGCCAGCAGCACGGCGGAAATCGTGTTCCAAGATTGCCGGTTTCCCGCGGACCGTCTGCTGGGGGAGGAGGGCGCGGGCTTCACCGTGGCGATGGCCACCCTCGACGGCGGGCGGATCGGCATCGCGGCCCAGGCCCTCGGCATCGCCCGCGCCGCGCTCGAGGACGCCGTCGCCTACGCGAAGGAGCGCCGTCAATTCGGCCGCGCGATCGCGGAGTTTCAGGCCACGCGGTGGAAGATCGCGGATGTGGCGACCCGGATCCAGGCCGGCCGTCTCCTCATGTACCGGGCGGCGTGGATCCGCGATCAGGGCCGCCGCCACACGCTCGAAGCCTCGATTGCCAAGCTCTTTGCCTCGGAGACTGCGATGTGGGCCGCCACTCAGGCGGTGCAGATCTTCGGCGGGTACGGGTACATCCAGGACTACCCGGTCGAGCGGCATTTCCGCGACGCGAAGATCACGGAAATCTACGAAGGCACCTCAGAGATCCAGCGGCTCGTCATCGCGCGCCACGTGCTCGGCGCGCTCGACGGCGCCGTGGAGCCGGTCGCCGCGGGAGCCGCGAAGGCGGCGGAGGTCCCGCGGACAGACCGCGAAGGCGGCCGAGACGGAACCGGAGGCCGCGAGGCGTGA